In one window of Posidoniimonas corsicana DNA:
- a CDS encoding AAA family ATPase — protein sequence MSDEPNNEPDIILDPSVSEALRPAEPAPAPAPPREKTQLERLYEAITREVAKVYVGQDELVLSTLVALFSGGHVLIESVPGLGKTLFVRTLGKVLGCDFGRIQFTADLMPSDVTGAPIFNMKTQEFDFRPGPVFTQLLLADEINRSPAKTHAALLEIMQERRVTVENTTHKLEPPFLVMATQNPVESEGTYNLPEAQLDRFMFKVMVDYPKADEEARVLREHSLQVDLDKRLAEEVQTVSSPEQVVKATRLCGQVRVEDKLINYINQIVRQTRQWPTIHLGASPRAGIALVQGARTLAAFSGRDYAIPDDVQEIVLPALRHRVFLTAEAEVEGREVDQVLSELIRTVEVPRI from the coding sequence ATGTCCGACGAACCGAACAACGAACCCGACATCATCCTCGACCCGTCCGTCAGCGAGGCCCTCCGCCCGGCCGAGCCGGCGCCGGCCCCGGCGCCGCCACGCGAGAAGACGCAGCTGGAGCGGCTCTACGAGGCCATCACCCGCGAGGTCGCCAAGGTCTACGTCGGCCAGGACGAGCTGGTTCTGTCGACGCTGGTCGCGTTGTTCTCGGGCGGGCACGTGCTGATCGAGAGCGTCCCCGGCCTGGGCAAGACGCTGTTCGTCCGCACGCTGGGCAAGGTGCTGGGCTGCGACTTCGGCCGCATCCAGTTCACGGCCGACCTGATGCCGTCGGACGTGACCGGCGCTCCGATCTTCAACATGAAGACCCAGGAGTTTGACTTCCGCCCGGGCCCGGTGTTCACCCAGCTGCTGCTGGCCGACGAGATCAACCGCTCGCCCGCCAAGACGCACGCCGCCCTGCTGGAGATCATGCAGGAACGGCGGGTGACGGTGGAGAACACCACGCACAAGCTCGAGCCCCCGTTCCTGGTGATGGCCACGCAGAACCCGGTGGAGAGCGAGGGCACCTACAACCTGCCGGAGGCCCAGCTCGACCGCTTCATGTTCAAGGTGATGGTCGACTACCCGAAGGCGGACGAGGAGGCCCGCGTGCTGCGCGAGCACAGCCTGCAGGTCGACCTCGACAAGCGGCTCGCCGAGGAGGTCCAGACCGTCTCGTCCCCGGAGCAGGTGGTCAAGGCGACCCGGCTGTGCGGCCAGGTGCGGGTGGAGGACAAGCTGATCAACTACATCAACCAGATCGTGCGCCAGACGCGGCAGTGGCCCACCATCCACCTGGGCGCCTCGCCGCGGGCCGGCATCGCGCTGGTGCAGGGCGCCCGCACGCTGGCCGCCTTCAGCGGGCGCGACTACGCCATCCCCGATGACGTGCAGGAGATCGTGCTCCCCGCGCTGCGGCACCGGGTGTTCCTGACCGCCGAAGCGGAGGTCGAGGGCCGCGAAGTCGACCAGGTG
- a CDS encoding DUF4129 domain-containing protein, translated as MIRNLATRTLLAALLCCASPCAAEDLAEPEAAVDAGRDALADHWDLNWYDEQADGFQPVDLPKPRQRSGFWDWLDSLFSGWGWSWGLGEVIVFLLWLVAAALLMWLIIALIKAYQQTEQSAALDTAQEHDARAHLQRVEALPVTLEEKVDNYLHAARQAYDAGDLSRAIVYLFSHELIELDRAARLRLVKGKTNRQYLRELRGGAEPSSRLAEILGRTVRVFEAAFFGAHPPTRDAFESCWQEASEFERLLAVEEVTA; from the coding sequence GTGATCAGGAACCTGGCAACTCGAACCCTGCTGGCCGCCCTGCTCTGCTGCGCGTCACCCTGCGCGGCGGAGGACCTGGCCGAGCCCGAGGCGGCGGTGGACGCCGGCCGCGACGCGCTGGCCGACCACTGGGACCTCAACTGGTACGACGAGCAGGCCGACGGCTTCCAGCCGGTCGACCTGCCCAAGCCGCGGCAGCGGTCTGGGTTCTGGGACTGGCTCGACAGCCTGTTCAGCGGCTGGGGATGGAGCTGGGGCCTCGGCGAGGTGATTGTGTTCCTGCTGTGGCTCGTGGCGGCCGCGCTGCTGATGTGGCTGATCATTGCGCTGATCAAGGCCTACCAGCAGACCGAGCAGTCCGCCGCGCTCGACACCGCCCAGGAGCACGACGCCCGCGCGCACCTGCAGCGCGTCGAGGCGCTGCCGGTCACGCTCGAAGAGAAGGTGGACAACTACCTGCACGCCGCCCGCCAGGCTTACGACGCCGGCGACCTGAGCCGCGCAATCGTCTACCTGTTCAGCCACGAGCTGATCGAGCTGGACCGCGCAGCCAGGCTGCGGCTGGTCAAGGGCAAGACCAACCGCCAGTACCTCCGCGAGCTCCGCGGCGGCGCCGAGCCGTCGTCGCGGCTGGCGGAGATCCTGGGGCGCACCGTGCGGGTGTTCGAGGCCGCGTTCTTCGGCGCGCACCCACCCACCCGCGACGCGTTCGAGAGCTGCTGGCAAGAGGCGAGCGAGTTCGAACGCCTGCTCGCCGTCGAGGAGGTGACCGCATGA
- a CDS encoding stage II sporulation protein M: MKAAELVDTRTPLWRQLESLCIQLESRGERAKLAADRRSEFASLYRSACADLALADAHQLPSETVRYLHQLVGRAHNQLYRTQGMATESWMTEMFQRVPRRLFHDKSLRLSALLFWGGFLLSAFLASDFTPYPRFAEQVITKDGMLAVEEMYADPPGVNRTMDDNFIMAGFYIYNNAGIGLRCFVMGAAFFGVGGLFAISFNAVYLGAVFGHMSTTAQSDNFFNFVTAHGPFELTAIVMSGAAGMRLGFAVVKTNGLSRRESVQAAARQALPTMMAAVLLFIGAAFIEGFISPTEIPYEIKALVAMISTLMLLGYLVVLGYSAQPDDETDERLAVQ, encoded by the coding sequence ATGAAAGCCGCCGAACTTGTCGACACGCGGACGCCGCTGTGGCGTCAGCTCGAGTCGCTCTGCATTCAGCTGGAGAGCCGGGGCGAGCGCGCCAAGCTGGCGGCCGACCGCCGCAGCGAGTTCGCGTCGCTGTACCGCTCGGCCTGCGCCGACCTCGCGCTCGCCGACGCGCACCAGCTGCCGTCGGAGACCGTCCGCTACCTGCACCAGCTGGTGGGCCGCGCCCACAACCAGCTGTACCGCACGCAGGGGATGGCCACCGAGTCGTGGATGACCGAGATGTTCCAGCGGGTGCCCCGCCGGCTGTTCCACGACAAGTCGCTGCGGCTGTCGGCGCTGCTGTTCTGGGGCGGTTTCCTGCTGTCGGCGTTCCTGGCGTCGGACTTCACGCCGTACCCGCGGTTCGCGGAGCAGGTGATCACCAAGGACGGGATGCTGGCGGTCGAGGAGATGTACGCCGACCCGCCGGGCGTGAACCGGACCATGGACGACAACTTCATCATGGCCGGCTTCTACATCTACAACAACGCCGGGATCGGGCTGAGGTGCTTCGTGATGGGCGCGGCGTTCTTCGGGGTGGGCGGCCTGTTCGCCATCTCGTTCAACGCGGTCTACCTGGGCGCGGTGTTCGGGCACATGTCCACCACCGCCCAGAGCGACAACTTCTTCAACTTTGTTACGGCCCACGGCCCGTTTGAACTGACCGCGATCGTGATGTCCGGCGCGGCCGGCATGCGGCTCGGGTTTGCGGTGGTCAAGACCAACGGCCTCAGCCGCCGCGAGTCGGTGCAGGCCGCCGCGCGGCAGGCGCTGCCGACGATGATGGCGGCGGTGCTGCTGTTCATCGGCGCGGCGTTCATCGAGGGGTTCATCTCGCCAACCGAAATCCCCTACGAGATCAAGGCGCTCGTGGCGATGATCTCGACGCTCATGCTGCTGGGCTACCTGGTGGTGCTCGGCTACTCCGCCCAACCCGACGACGAAACCGACGAACGCCTGGCGGTGCAGTGA
- a CDS encoding RDD family protein, translating into MPLTASQIDSHVQVVTPENIAFEYRVAGPYGRVMAFLIDTVIFCLAILAISIVSGMVLGYLGVGGLAMFVIAVVAFVLYWFYGGFFEAVWNGQTPGKRMTGLRVLRTDGRPISAVQAVLRNVLRIADALPIVYIPGFFFDEAPLVYTSYLLALFSMALTRRNQRVGDLVCGTMVVAEDRSRFGKVPAPEEPGLAELLESIPANFVPSRSLAKAISHYVGRRRYFGPARRQEIARHVGDLLVDRLRLPPDTDHDLLLCALYVRAFHKAEPGDTEDAVIAPRVPIPAEPPPPPPKPARRRPPTPTA; encoded by the coding sequence GTGCCGCTGACTGCCAGCCAAATCGACTCGCACGTCCAGGTTGTGACGCCGGAGAACATCGCGTTCGAGTACCGTGTGGCGGGCCCCTACGGCCGGGTCATGGCGTTTCTGATCGACACGGTGATCTTCTGCCTGGCGATCCTGGCGATCTCGATCGTCTCCGGGATGGTGCTTGGCTACCTGGGCGTGGGCGGCCTGGCGATGTTCGTCATCGCGGTTGTGGCGTTTGTGCTGTACTGGTTCTACGGCGGATTCTTCGAGGCGGTCTGGAATGGCCAGACGCCTGGTAAGCGGATGACCGGTTTGCGCGTCTTGCGGACAGACGGCCGCCCGATATCCGCTGTACAGGCGGTGCTGCGGAACGTGCTGCGGATCGCGGACGCGCTGCCGATTGTCTACATCCCGGGTTTCTTCTTTGATGAAGCTCCGCTGGTGTACACCTCGTACCTGCTGGCGTTGTTCTCGATGGCGCTGACCCGCCGCAACCAGCGCGTGGGCGACTTGGTGTGCGGCACGATGGTGGTGGCCGAAGACCGGTCGCGGTTCGGCAAGGTGCCGGCCCCCGAGGAGCCCGGCCTGGCGGAGCTGCTCGAGTCCATCCCCGCCAACTTTGTGCCCAGCCGATCGCTGGCCAAGGCGATCTCGCACTACGTGGGCCGGCGGCGCTACTTCGGCCCCGCCCGGCGCCAGGAGATCGCCCGCCACGTCGGCGACCTGCTAGTCGACCGCCTGCGGCTGCCGCCCGACACCGACCACGACCTGCTGCTGTGCGCCCTGTACGTGCGGGCGTTCCACAAGGCGGAGCCGGGCGACACCGAGGACGCCGTGATCGCCCCCCGGGTGCCGATCCCGGCCGAGCCGCCGCCCCCGCCCCCGAAACCCGCCCGCCGGCGACCGCCGACGCCAACCGCATGA